A window from Pseudomonas campi encodes these proteins:
- a CDS encoding Re/Si-specific NAD(P)(+) transhydrogenase subunit alpha, which produces MHIGVPLETHAGETRVAATPETIKKLIGQGHQVTVQTGAGVSASIPDSAYAAVGAAIGNDAAAFGADLVLKVVAPTDAELAHMKTGAVLVGMLNPFSNEIIARMAARGITAFALEAAPRTSRAQSLDVLSSQANIAGYKAVMLAANHYPRFMPMLMTAAGTVKAARVLILGAGVAGLQAIATAKRLGAVIEASDVRPAVKEQIESLGAKFVDVPFETDEERECAQGVGGYARPMPASWMERQAKAVHEKAKQADIVITTALIPGRKAPTLLHAATVAEMKPGSVIIDLAAAQGGNCPLTVAEQVVVQHGVTIVGHSNLAALVPADASALYARNLLDFLKLVIDGEGKFHLNLEDDIVAACLMCRDGNVVRTNG; this is translated from the coding sequence GTGCACATCGGTGTTCCTCTCGAGACCCATGCCGGTGAGACGCGCGTTGCCGCGACTCCCGAAACCATCAAGAAGCTGATCGGCCAAGGCCATCAGGTGACTGTACAGACCGGTGCCGGCGTCAGCGCCAGCATTCCGGACAGCGCCTATGCAGCCGTGGGCGCAGCCATCGGCAACGATGCCGCCGCCTTCGGTGCCGACCTGGTGCTGAAAGTGGTCGCCCCGACCGATGCCGAACTGGCCCACATGAAGACCGGCGCCGTGCTGGTTGGCATGCTCAACCCGTTCAGCAACGAGATCATTGCGCGCATGGCCGCCCGTGGCATCACCGCTTTCGCCCTGGAGGCCGCTCCGCGTACCTCCCGCGCGCAGAGCCTGGACGTGCTGAGTTCGCAAGCCAACATCGCCGGCTACAAGGCCGTGATGCTGGCCGCCAACCACTACCCGCGCTTCATGCCGATGCTGATGACCGCTGCCGGTACCGTGAAGGCCGCCCGCGTGCTGATCCTCGGTGCCGGTGTTGCCGGTCTGCAGGCCATCGCCACGGCCAAGCGCCTGGGTGCGGTGATCGAGGCCTCGGACGTGCGTCCGGCGGTGAAGGAGCAGATCGAATCGCTCGGCGCCAAGTTCGTCGACGTACCGTTCGAGACCGATGAAGAGCGCGAATGCGCCCAGGGCGTTGGCGGCTACGCCCGTCCGATGCCGGCCTCGTGGATGGAGCGTCAGGCCAAGGCAGTGCACGAGAAGGCCAAGCAGGCCGATATCGTCATCACCACCGCACTGATTCCGGGCCGCAAGGCACCGACCCTGCTGCACGCCGCCACCGTGGCGGAAATGAAGCCGGGCTCGGTGATCATCGACCTGGCTGCAGCCCAAGGCGGCAACTGCCCGCTGACCGTTGCCGAGCAGGTAGTGGTGCAGCACGGCGTGACCATCGTCGGCCACAGCAACCTGGCGGCCCTGGTGCCGGCGGATGCTTCGGCCCTGTACGCACGCAACCTGCTGGACTTCCTCAAGCTGGTCATCGACGGCGAAGGCAAGTTCCACCTCAACCTGGAAGACGACATCGTCGCCGCGTGCCTGATGTGCCGCGATGGCAACGTCGTGCGCACCAACGGCTAA
- a CDS encoding acyltransferase family protein codes for MPQKRLAVLDDFRAIAITLVVAMHGFTTFFPRIETSENPLLILLLSGGTGVTLFFILSGFLVTRPFIEAELYDKTVSLKDYAIQRALRILPLYYLAVLFATLAIGDSSKTLDAILFNAKGFDFAQYSTVWWSLIVEVHFYILVPLLYMACKQTNRKTLLSLLLLGWLTFYSSYALELLPISPTARKQLGNSLLCQLHAFLIGFLLSIMYSRKVFFGQKTLALASTLISGALLVVILLPRMETAINFHSKFPLHALGESALWGAMLYSCVILGKNFLGALGRFLARTSYSLYLAHMPVFYAFFTWHKAQPQETALAPIAVLLMATATATLLSTVLYYLVEKPFLNLKERVRQRQPVSKSELGSS; via the coding sequence ATGCCTCAGAAACGCCTCGCAGTGCTTGATGACTTCAGGGCCATCGCCATCACATTGGTGGTCGCCATGCACGGTTTTACTACTTTCTTCCCCCGAATCGAGACCAGCGAAAATCCCCTGCTGATCCTGCTGCTATCCGGCGGCACCGGGGTTACCTTATTTTTCATCCTGAGCGGTTTTCTTGTGACGCGCCCGTTTATTGAGGCAGAACTGTATGACAAAACCGTCAGCCTGAAAGACTATGCAATTCAACGCGCCCTTAGAATATTACCGCTCTATTATCTTGCGGTACTTTTCGCCACGCTGGCCATAGGCGATAGCAGCAAGACTCTTGACGCCATATTGTTCAATGCCAAAGGTTTTGATTTCGCACAATACAGTACTGTCTGGTGGAGTCTAATTGTTGAAGTCCACTTCTATATATTGGTTCCGCTGCTATACATGGCGTGCAAGCAGACAAACCGAAAAACACTCCTAAGTTTACTTCTCTTGGGCTGGCTTACATTCTACAGCTCATACGCACTCGAGCTTCTACCGATTAGCCCTACAGCTAGAAAACAACTCGGCAATAGCTTGCTCTGTCAGCTGCATGCTTTTCTGATCGGTTTCTTACTATCGATTATGTACTCCAGGAAAGTGTTCTTCGGTCAGAAGACACTGGCGCTTGCATCGACGCTTATCTCCGGCGCTTTGCTTGTAGTGATTTTGTTACCGCGAATGGAGACCGCAATCAATTTTCACTCAAAATTTCCGCTACATGCGCTGGGCGAGTCCGCTCTCTGGGGGGCGATGCTATATAGCTGCGTCATACTGGGAAAAAACTTTCTAGGTGCTCTTGGCCGCTTTCTGGCAAGAACTTCGTATTCACTTTATTTAGCGCATATGCCCGTATTCTATGCCTTCTTCACTTGGCACAAGGCACAGCCGCAAGAGACTGCTTTGGCACCGATTGCGGTACTGCTGATGGCCACCGCCACCGCCACTCTACTATCCACCGTTCTTTATTATTTAGTGGAAAAACCCTTCCTGAATCTGAAGGAGCGAGTGCGGCAACGGCAACCCGTGAGTAAGAGCGAACTGGGCAGCAGCTAG
- a CDS encoding NAD(P) transhydrogenase subunit alpha produces MELISPSIYNLIIFVLAIYVGYHVVWNVTPALHTPLMAVTNAISAIVIVGAMLAAALTETVLGKSMGTLAVALAAVNVFGGFLVTRRMLEMFKKKAPKAPVEKH; encoded by the coding sequence ATGGAACTGATTTCCCCAAGCATCTACAACCTGATCATCTTCGTGCTGGCCATCTACGTGGGCTACCACGTGGTGTGGAACGTCACCCCGGCCCTGCACACCCCGCTGATGGCGGTAACCAACGCCATTTCCGCGATCGTCATCGTCGGCGCCATGCTGGCCGCCGCCCTGACCGAAACCGTGCTGGGCAAGTCCATGGGCACCCTGGCCGTGGCCCTGGCCGCGGTCAACGTGTTCGGTGGCTTCCTGGTCACCCGCCGCATGCTGGAAATGTTCAAGAAGAAGGCGCCGAAAGCGCCGGTGGAGAAGCACTGA
- a CDS encoding NAD(P)(+) transhydrogenase (Re/Si-specific) subunit beta, which produces MSMNLITLLYLVASICFIQALKGLSHPTSSRQGNLFGMIGMGIAVVTTVFLVFKLGSQMTEGGAAKGLGFVLVGLLVGGTAGTIMAKRVEMTKMPELVAFMHSMIGLAAVFIAIAAVVEPQSLGIVAHLGDAIPAGNRLELFLGAAIGAITFSGSVIAFGKLSGKYKFRLFQGAPVQFKGQHLINLVIGLTIAGLGLVYMFTGNLQAFALMLALAFIIGVLIIIPIGGADMPVVVSMLNSYSGWAAAGIGFSLNNSMLIVAGSLVGSSGAILSYIMCKAMNRSFFNVILGGFGGAAEAAGPAGAQEARPVKSGSSDDAAFLLTNADTVIIVPGYGLAVARAQHALMELAEKLTHRGVTVKYAIHPVAGRMPGHMNVLLAEAEVPYEQVFEMEDINSEFGQADVVLVLGANDVVNPAAKNDPKSPIAGMPILEAYKAKTVIVNKRSMASGYAGLDNELFYLDKTMMVFGDAKKVIEDMVKAVD; this is translated from the coding sequence ATGAGCATGAATCTGATCACCCTTCTCTACCTGGTCGCCTCGATCTGCTTCATCCAGGCGCTGAAAGGCCTGTCGCACCCGACCTCGTCGCGCCAGGGCAACCTGTTCGGCATGATCGGCATGGGCATCGCCGTGGTCACCACCGTGTTCCTGGTGTTCAAGCTGGGTTCGCAGATGACCGAAGGCGGCGCTGCCAAAGGCCTGGGCTTCGTCCTGGTCGGCCTGCTGGTCGGCGGTACTGCCGGCACCATCATGGCCAAGCGCGTCGAGATGACCAAGATGCCGGAACTGGTCGCCTTCATGCACAGCATGATCGGTCTGGCCGCGGTATTTATCGCCATCGCCGCCGTGGTTGAACCGCAATCGCTGGGTATCGTCGCTCACCTGGGCGATGCGATTCCGGCCGGTAACCGCCTGGAACTGTTCCTCGGCGCGGCCATCGGTGCCATCACCTTCTCCGGTTCGGTGATCGCCTTCGGCAAGCTGTCGGGCAAGTACAAGTTCCGCCTGTTCCAGGGCGCGCCGGTGCAGTTCAAGGGCCAGCACCTGATCAACTTGGTGATCGGCCTGACCATCGCCGGCCTGGGCCTGGTGTACATGTTCACCGGCAACCTGCAGGCTTTCGCCCTGATGCTGGCCCTGGCCTTCATCATCGGCGTACTGATCATCATCCCGATCGGCGGCGCTGACATGCCGGTCGTGGTGTCGATGCTCAACTCCTACTCGGGCTGGGCGGCTGCCGGTATCGGTTTCTCGCTGAACAACTCGATGCTGATCGTCGCTGGTTCGCTGGTGGGTTCGTCCGGTGCCATCCTCTCGTACATCATGTGCAAGGCGATGAACCGCTCGTTCTTCAACGTGATCCTCGGTGGTTTCGGTGGCGCGGCTGAAGCCGCCGGCCCGGCGGGCGCTCAAGAAGCTCGTCCGGTGAAGTCCGGCTCGTCCGACGATGCCGCCTTCCTGCTGACCAACGCCGACACCGTGATCATCGTCCCGGGCTACGGCCTGGCGGTGGCCCGTGCCCAGCACGCGCTGATGGAGCTGGCCGAGAAGCTGACTCACCGCGGCGTCACCGTGAAGTACGCGATCCACCCGGTTGCCGGTCGTATGCCTGGCCACATGAACGTCCTGCTGGCCGAGGCCGAAGTGCCTTACGAGCAGGTGTTCGAGATGGAAGACATCAACTCCGAGTTCGGCCAGGCCGACGTGGTGCTGGTGCTGGGCGCCAACGACGTGGTCAACCCGGCCGCGAAGAACGACCCGAAGTCGCCGATCGCCGGCATGCCGATCCTCGAGGCCTACAAAGCCAAGACCGTGATCGTCAACAAGCGCTCGATGGCCAGCGGCTACGCCGGCCTCGACAACGAACTGTTCTACCTGGACAAGACCATGATGGTTTTTGGCGACGCCAAGAAGGTCATCGAAGACATGGTCAAGGCGGTTGATTAA
- a CDS encoding sulfatase-like hydrolase/transferase: MSRLLKRFYRLVVLASLGMAFVGCDASMQGTASRPNILLILTDDLGNNDIASWGDGQAPTPTLDSLSKRSVRFRQHYTDSTCSASRAALLTGRDPVAVGFQAAGAGLSSDLRVLPEALQGLGYRTMHLGKWHVGEALEYRQIEPGSQGFDYWLGYLNHFLMREPGPDGQHLRRRPSHTNPWLQENGQPPTQYMGNVDDVLTDKAIELIRDSGSEPWFINLWLFAPHTPYEPSPEFRQQFPDTLNGRYMAVLKQLDHNVNRLLAELKARGLEQNTIVVFASDNGGANLARDNNFPFAGKKFTYREGGVRAPMLISWAGRYEDADLLEASTLKDLYPTLIALAEGEAEEGLEGRSLKPLMDGRQQAEPAQLLWAAEDGSSGMIYGLHDLLARQTYFRGAEAVLLAEPMSPPISRNEPVMVEGRDYLSQAQIEERMVAWETRVRRVPLTWQAAGMWWPAQLKGRDLQRAPIFGGYSIGLALPAWSAQGGEQVLVDQPGVWSMRLDGTRRLLVRHSGVEMASSPLALNRSCNGLVVSFNIRPAVTTPFPTKASARTTVLLNGVMVLDSAELLSRPSDEQVLANATTIGAAADGSHPFSGVIPPPLLVGKQLSHATSGYDAQDMLAELCPEK, from the coding sequence TTGTCCCGTTTGTTGAAGCGTTTCTACCGTCTTGTCGTGCTAGCGAGTCTGGGCATGGCTTTTGTAGGTTGCGACGCTTCCATGCAGGGCACCGCATCACGTCCCAACATCCTGTTGATCCTGACCGATGACCTCGGCAACAACGATATCGCCAGTTGGGGTGATGGCCAGGCCCCCACGCCTACCCTAGACAGCCTGAGCAAGCGTTCGGTGCGCTTTCGTCAGCACTATACAGATAGCACCTGCTCGGCCAGTCGGGCGGCGCTGTTGACTGGGCGTGACCCGGTGGCTGTTGGCTTCCAGGCCGCCGGCGCAGGTTTGTCGAGCGATCTGCGGGTCCTTCCTGAGGCACTGCAGGGTCTGGGATATCGCACGATGCACCTGGGCAAGTGGCATGTCGGTGAGGCTCTGGAGTATCGGCAGATTGAGCCGGGCTCCCAGGGTTTCGATTACTGGCTGGGTTATCTGAACCATTTCCTGATGCGCGAGCCAGGGCCTGATGGCCAGCATCTCAGGCGGCGACCCTCGCATACCAATCCCTGGTTGCAGGAGAACGGACAGCCACCGACCCAGTACATGGGCAATGTGGACGATGTGCTTACCGACAAGGCTATCGAGCTGATTCGCGACTCTGGTTCAGAGCCCTGGTTCATCAACCTCTGGTTGTTTGCTCCGCATACTCCGTACGAGCCCTCTCCCGAGTTTCGGCAGCAGTTTCCGGATACGCTAAATGGTCGTTATATGGCTGTTCTGAAGCAGCTGGACCATAACGTCAACAGGCTGCTTGCCGAATTGAAGGCCCGTGGATTGGAGCAGAACACCATCGTGGTGTTCGCCAGCGACAACGGTGGAGCCAATCTGGCTCGGGATAACAATTTCCCCTTCGCAGGCAAGAAGTTCACCTACCGGGAGGGCGGGGTGCGTGCGCCCATGTTGATCTCCTGGGCTGGCCGCTATGAGGATGCTGATCTGCTCGAGGCGTCTACTCTCAAGGATCTCTACCCAACCCTGATTGCCCTGGCCGAAGGCGAAGCCGAGGAGGGGCTTGAGGGTCGTAGTCTCAAGCCGCTTATGGATGGTCGTCAGCAGGCCGAGCCAGCCCAGTTGTTGTGGGCTGCGGAGGATGGATCGAGCGGCATGATATACGGCTTGCATGATTTGCTGGCGCGGCAGACCTACTTTCGCGGTGCCGAGGCCGTATTGCTGGCAGAACCCATGTCTCCTCCGATTAGTCGCAACGAACCTGTGATGGTCGAGGGGCGTGACTATCTATCCCAGGCGCAGATAGAGGAGCGAATGGTGGCCTGGGAGACCAGGGTTAGACGGGTGCCCCTAACCTGGCAGGCCGCGGGTATGTGGTGGCCTGCACAGCTCAAAGGGCGAGATCTGCAGCGAGCCCCCATCTTTGGTGGATACTCCATCGGTTTGGCTTTGCCGGCGTGGTCCGCCCAGGGCGGGGAGCAGGTATTAGTGGATCAGCCTGGTGTGTGGAGCATGCGCCTGGATGGGACGAGGCGATTGCTGGTGCGCCATTCGGGTGTGGAGATGGCGAGTAGTCCCTTGGCGCTTAACCGCTCATGCAATGGGTTGGTTGTCAGTTTCAATATCAGGCCAGCAGTGACCACCCCGTTTCCGACCAAGGCGTCTGCCAGAACCACCGTCCTTCTGAACGGCGTCATGGTGCTTGATAGCGCCGAGCTTCTAAGTCGGCCGAGCGATGAGCAAGTACTGGCCAATGCCACCACAATTGGTGCGGCTGCTGATGGTAGCCATCCTTTTTCGGGGGTAATCCCACCGCCGCTACTAGTTGGCAAGCAGCTGTCCCATGCGACGTCTGGGTATGATGCGCAGGATATGCTGGCCGAACTCTGCCCAGAGAAGTGA
- the gcvA gene encoding transcriptional regulator GcvA has product MRRKIPSTVALVAFESAARHQSFTKAADELALTQGAVCRQIAGLEEFLGIELFRRSRRGVQLTEAGLAYSRKVAAQLDAVERDTLAAMGQQGAMSIELAVVPTFATQWLVPRLKDFQRLHPEVTVHLTNRTRPFLFADTAFDAAIYFGDADWSGTEAHYLMPEYPLPVCSPELLGGRAQFSAAELAALPLLQQTTRPYAWRQWFNAQGLNVPRDLSGPRYELFSMLAQAAIHGMGVALIPPFLIQRELAEGRLVAAHPQAFHSDERAYYLIIPERKLESAALRAFRDWLLQAARDYQRENRL; this is encoded by the coding sequence ATGCGCCGCAAGATCCCCAGCACCGTCGCCCTGGTGGCCTTCGAGTCGGCCGCCCGCCACCAGAGTTTCACCAAAGCCGCCGACGAACTGGCGCTGACCCAGGGCGCCGTGTGCCGGCAGATCGCCGGGCTGGAGGAGTTTCTCGGCATCGAACTGTTCCGCCGTTCGCGCCGCGGCGTGCAGCTGACCGAGGCCGGCCTGGCCTACAGCCGCAAGGTCGCCGCCCAGCTGGATGCGGTGGAGCGCGACACCCTGGCCGCCATGGGCCAGCAGGGTGCGATGAGCATCGAGCTGGCGGTGGTGCCGACCTTCGCCACCCAGTGGCTGGTGCCACGCCTGAAGGACTTCCAGCGCCTGCACCCGGAAGTCACCGTGCACCTGACCAACCGCACCCGGCCCTTCCTGTTCGCCGACACCGCCTTCGACGCCGCGATCTATTTCGGCGATGCCGACTGGTCCGGCACCGAGGCGCACTACCTGATGCCCGAGTACCCGCTGCCGGTGTGCAGCCCTGAGCTGCTGGGCGGGCGCGCGCAGTTCAGTGCCGCGGAACTGGCGGCGTTGCCGCTGCTGCAACAGACCACCCGCCCCTATGCCTGGCGCCAGTGGTTCAACGCCCAGGGTCTGAATGTGCCGCGTGACCTCAGCGGGCCGCGCTACGAGCTGTTCTCCATGCTGGCCCAGGCGGCGATCCACGGCATGGGCGTGGCGCTGATCCCACCGTTCCTGATCCAGCGCGAGCTGGCCGAGGGGCGCCTGGTCGCCGCCCACCCGCAGGCTTTTCATAGCGATGAGCGCGCCTATTACCTGATCATTCCCGAGCGCAAGCTGGAATCGGCCGCTCTGCGCGCGTTTCGCGACTGGTTGTTGCAGGCGGCCCGTGACTACCAACGAGAAAATCGCCTGTAG
- a CDS encoding phytanoyl-CoA dioxygenase family protein has product MTPPSVLIAPIQASNHLLNDPAALRAQFQEQGYLYLQNLLPRQKIQATLDDIFSVCRNQGWFASDSTSVQADRPLVPPALEGEAEFFHVYDQVQRLESFHTLAHQPEILAVMRLLLDESAFPHPLSICRLMFPNNPETTTPPHQDFPNNQGTTELYACWIPLSDCPIRLGGLAFMPGSHKNGLLPLEFSLGAGNRQATLPDEIKERPWVTGDYQQGDVLIFHSLMLHRSLDNLSEHMRLSVDYRYQSVHSPLTEGCLHPHFKRLSWDEIYNSWESKEFQYYWQQLPLSFAPWSTEYHDIPEEHLREAVKLARAYRKRRENCPTDN; this is encoded by the coding sequence ATGACGCCCCCATCAGTTCTCATTGCTCCGATTCAGGCATCCAACCACCTGCTGAATGACCCGGCTGCACTGCGCGCCCAATTTCAGGAGCAGGGCTATCTGTACCTGCAGAACCTGCTACCTCGGCAGAAGATCCAGGCCACACTGGACGATATCTTCTCCGTTTGCCGCAATCAGGGATGGTTCGCCAGCGACAGCACATCGGTGCAGGCGGACCGCCCGCTGGTGCCTCCGGCCCTCGAGGGGGAGGCAGAATTCTTTCATGTCTACGACCAGGTACAGCGCCTCGAGTCATTCCATACCCTGGCCCATCAACCGGAAATACTTGCAGTGATGCGCCTACTACTGGACGAGAGTGCGTTCCCTCACCCGCTGTCGATTTGTCGCTTGATGTTCCCCAACAACCCCGAAACGACGACTCCGCCACATCAGGACTTCCCCAACAATCAAGGAACCACAGAGCTATACGCATGCTGGATACCCTTGAGTGATTGTCCAATCCGGCTGGGCGGCCTGGCCTTCATGCCTGGCTCGCACAAAAATGGCTTACTGCCACTGGAGTTCTCGTTGGGAGCGGGCAACCGCCAAGCCACGCTTCCCGATGAAATAAAGGAAAGACCCTGGGTAACAGGTGATTACCAGCAGGGGGACGTGCTGATTTTCCACAGCCTCATGCTGCATCGCTCTCTCGATAACCTGAGCGAGCACATGCGCCTATCTGTGGACTACCGCTACCAGTCCGTGCACAGCCCCCTGACAGAAGGGTGCCTGCATCCACACTTCAAGCGCCTGAGTTGGGATGAGATCTATAACAGCTGGGAATCGAAAGAGTTCCAATATTACTGGCAGCAACTGCCCCTGAGCTTTGCACCCTGGAGCACCGAATATCACGACATCCCCGAGGAGCATCTGCGAGAGGCCGTAAAACTGGCGCGCGCCTATCGCAAACGGCGAGAGAATTGCCCTACCGACAACTGA
- a CDS encoding 2OG-Fe(II) oxygenase, which translates to MKELIKTLLGDSPQQLQGIDYSTLVDFSRITELFISKHGEYTGNNPFPHIVIDDFLPESTLQLLLDQYPLDQDRKEWIHSTPNLSAVQTEKRHLRDVLAMPKAYRELIWELGSSHFLDALTKLSGIRRLISDPELQGAGIHQISRGGFLKIHADFSTHRKFDLARRLNFLLYLNQDWQESWGGHLELWDKDMQGPPVRILPKLNRCVIFSTTANSYHGHPYPLQCPPGVHRKSIALYYYTNGRPEGEAEPTFATTWREVPEGYKQP; encoded by the coding sequence TTGAAAGAGCTAATAAAAACACTGCTTGGCGACAGCCCGCAACAACTGCAGGGCATCGACTATTCCACGCTGGTGGACTTTTCCAGAATTACCGAGTTGTTCATTTCCAAACACGGGGAATACACGGGTAACAACCCATTCCCACACATCGTCATAGATGACTTTCTCCCCGAGTCGACCCTGCAGCTCCTGCTCGACCAATACCCACTGGATCAGGATCGCAAGGAGTGGATCCATAGCACTCCCAATCTGAGCGCGGTGCAGACCGAGAAGCGACACCTGCGCGATGTTCTGGCCATGCCGAAGGCCTATCGGGAACTGATATGGGAACTGGGTTCCAGCCATTTCCTGGATGCACTGACCAAGCTGAGCGGTATTCGCCGACTGATCTCCGACCCCGAGCTGCAAGGTGCCGGTATCCACCAGATCTCTCGGGGCGGCTTCCTGAAAATCCATGCTGACTTCAGTACCCATCGCAAGTTCGATTTGGCCCGTCGCCTTAACTTCCTGCTCTACCTGAATCAGGACTGGCAGGAGAGCTGGGGAGGACATCTCGAATTGTGGGACAAGGATATGCAGGGGCCACCGGTGCGTATCCTGCCCAAATTGAATCGTTGCGTGATCTTCAGCACGACCGCGAACTCCTACCACGGGCATCCCTATCCACTGCAGTGCCCTCCAGGCGTGCATCGCAAATCCATCGCCCTGTACTACTACACCAACGGCCGCCCCGAGGGCGAAGCAGAGCCGACCTTCGCGACAACCTGGCGCGAAGTTCCGGAAGGCTATAAACAGCCCTAA
- a CDS encoding acyl-CoA dehydrogenase: MASKATFNWIDPLLLDQQLTEEERMVRDSAQQFAADKLKPRVQLAFRNEQTDPKIFREMGETGLLGATIPEAYGGSGLNYVCYGLIAREVERIDSGYRSMMSVQSSLVMVPINEFGNEATKQKYLPKLASGEYIGCFGLTEPDHGSDPGSMITRAKKVDGGYRLTGAKMWITNSPIADVFVVWAKDDAGEIRGFVLEKGWQGLSAPAIHGKVGLRASITGEIVMDNVFCPEENAFPDVRGLKGPFTCLNSARYGISWGALGAAEDCWHTARQYTLDRKQFGRPLAQNQLIQKKLADMQTEITLALQGCLRLGRMKDEGTAAVEITSIMKRNSCGKSLEIARMARDMLGGNGISDEYGVARHLVNLEVVNTYEGTHDVHALILGRAQTGLQAFF; this comes from the coding sequence ATGGCCAGCAAGGCAACCTTCAACTGGATCGACCCGCTGCTGCTCGATCAGCAACTGACTGAAGAAGAGCGCATGGTGCGCGACAGCGCCCAGCAGTTCGCCGCCGACAAGTTGAAGCCGCGCGTGCAACTGGCCTTCCGCAACGAGCAGACCGATCCGAAGATCTTCCGCGAGATGGGCGAAACCGGCCTGCTCGGCGCCACCATCCCCGAAGCCTACGGTGGCAGCGGCCTCAACTACGTGTGCTACGGCCTGATCGCCCGCGAAGTGGAGCGTATCGACTCCGGCTACCGCTCGATGATGAGCGTGCAGTCGTCGCTGGTGATGGTGCCGATCAACGAGTTCGGCAACGAAGCGACCAAGCAGAAGTACCTGCCCAAGCTGGCCAGCGGCGAATACATCGGCTGCTTCGGCCTGACCGAGCCGGACCACGGTTCCGACCCGGGTTCGATGATCACTCGGGCCAAGAAGGTCGACGGCGGCTATCGCCTGACCGGCGCCAAGATGTGGATCACCAACAGCCCGATCGCCGACGTGTTCGTGGTCTGGGCCAAGGATGACGCCGGCGAAATCCGCGGCTTCGTCCTGGAAAAAGGCTGGCAGGGCCTCAGCGCCCCGGCGATCCACGGCAAGGTCGGCCTGCGCGCCTCGATCACCGGCGAGATCGTCATGGACAACGTGTTCTGCCCGGAAGAAAACGCTTTCCCCGATGTGCGCGGCCTGAAAGGTCCGTTCACCTGCCTCAACTCCGCCCGCTACGGCATCAGCTGGGGTGCCCTGGGCGCCGCCGAGGACTGCTGGCACACCGCGCGCCAGTACACCCTGGACCGCAAGCAGTTCGGTCGGCCGCTGGCGCAGAACCAGCTGATCCAGAAGAAGCTGGCCGACATGCAGACCGAAATCACCCTGGCCCTGCAAGGCTGCCTGCGCCTCGGGCGGATGAAGGATGAAGGCACCGCCGCGGTGGAAATCACCTCGATCATGAAGCGCAACAGCTGCGGCAAGTCCCTGGAAATTGCCCGCATGGCCCGCGACATGCTCGGCGGCAACGGCATCAGCGACGAGTACGGGGTGGCCCGCCACCTGGTTAACCTGGAAGTGGTCAACACCTACGAAGGCACCCACGACGTGCATGCGTTGATTCTCGGCCGCGCCCAGACCGGTCTGCAGGCGTTCTTCTAA